A section of the Papio anubis isolate 15944 chromosome 16, Panubis1.0, whole genome shotgun sequence genome encodes:
- the BMP2 gene encoding bone morphogenetic protein 2, producing the protein MVAGTRCLLALLLPQVLLGGAAGLVPELGRRKFAASSSGRPSSQPSDEVLSEFELRLLSMFGLKQRPTPSRDAVVPPYMLDLYRRHSGQPGSPAPDHRLERAASRANTVRSFHHEESLEELPEMSGKTTRRFFFNLSSIPTEEFVTSAELQVFREQMQDALGDNSSFHHRINIYEIIKPATANSKFPVTRLLDTRLVNQNASRWESFDVTPAVMRWTAQGHANHGFVVEVTHLEEKQGVSKRHVRISRSLHQDEHSWSQIRPLLVTFGHDGKGHPLHKREKRQAKHKQRKRLKSSCKRHPLYVDFSDVGWNDWIVAPPGYHAFYCHGECPFPLADHLNSTNHAIVQTLVNSVNSKIPKACCVPTELSAISMLYLDENEKVVLKNYQDMVVEGCGCR; encoded by the exons CCCTCATCCCAGCCCTCTGACGAGGTCCTGAGCGAGTTCGAGTTGCGGCTGCTCAGCATGTTCGGCCTGAAACAGAGACCCACCCCCAGCAGGGACGCCGTGGTGCCCCCCTACATGCTAGACCTGTATCGCAGGCACTCGGGCCAGCCGGGCTCACCCGCCCCAGACCACCGGTTGGAGAGGGCAGCCAGCCGAGCCAACACTGTGCGCAGCTTCCACCATGAAG AATCTTTGGAAGAACTGCCAGAAATGAGTGGGAAAACAACCCGAAGATTCTTCTTTAATTTAAGTTCTATCCCCACGGAGGAGTTTGTCACCTCAGCAGAGCTTCAGGTTTTTCGAGAACAGATGCAAGATGCTTTAGGAGACAATAGCAGTTTCCATCACCgaattaatatttatgaaatcaTAAAACCTGCAACAGCCAACTCGAAATTCCCCGTGACCAGACTTTTGGACACCAGGTTGGTGAATCAGAATGCAAGCAGGTGGGAAAGTTTTGACGTCACCCCCGCTGTGATGCGGTGGACTGCACAGGGACATGCCAACCATGGATTCGTGGTGGAAGTGACCCACTTGGAGGAGAAACAAGGTGTCTCCAAGAGACATGTTAGGATAAGCAGGTCTTTGCACCAAGATGAACACAGCTGGTCACAGATAAGGCCGCTGCTAGTAACTTTTGGCCATGATGGGAAAGGGCATCCTCTCCACAAAAGAGAAAAACGTCAAGCAAAACACAAACAGCGGAAACGCCTTAAGTCCAGCTGTAAGAGACACCCTTTGTACGTGGACTTCAGTGACGTGGGGTGGAATGACTGGATCGTGGCTCCCCCGGGGTATCACGCCTTTTACTGCCACGGAGAATGCCCTTTTCCTCTGGCTGATCATCTGAACTCCACTAATCATGCCATTGTTCAGACGTTGGTCAACTCTGTTAACTCTAAGATTCCTAAGGCGTGCTGTGTCCCAACAGAACTCAGTGCTATCTCGATGCTGTACCTTGACGAAAATGAAAAGGTTGTATTAAAGAACTATCAGGACATGGTTGTGGAGGGTTGTGGGTGTCGCTAG